The Pseudomonas sp. G2-4 genome window below encodes:
- a CDS encoding YkgJ family cysteine cluster protein: protein MMKPNLIAAAEIDRLDTWAKYSAPMCGSCVSSCCTLPVEAKIKDLIRIGIVDEFELGDPPKNIAKRLQKEGIVERYNQKSEIFTLQRMSNNDCLYLDRKSRLCTIYEKRPDTCRNHPRIGPRPGYCAYKPKEVERERSPRTLDKF, encoded by the coding sequence ATGATGAAGCCCAACCTGATCGCCGCCGCGGAGATCGACCGACTCGATACCTGGGCCAAGTACTCCGCCCCGATGTGCGGTTCCTGCGTATCGAGCTGCTGCACGCTGCCGGTGGAGGCCAAGATCAAGGACCTGATCCGGATCGGCATCGTCGATGAGTTCGAACTGGGCGACCCGCCAAAAAACATCGCCAAGCGCCTGCAAAAGGAAGGGATCGTCGAGCGCTATAACCAAAAGTCGGAAATCTTCACGCTCCAGCGCATGAGCAACAACGATTGCCTTTATCTGGACCGCAAGAGCCGGCTGTGCACCATTTATGAGAAGCGCCCGGACACCTGCCGCAACCATCCGCGGATTGGGCCGCGGCCAGGGTACTGCGCCTACAAGCCCAAGGAAGTGGAGCGTGAGCGGAGTCCGCGGACGTTGGATAAATTCTGA
- a CDS encoding glycogen/starch/alpha-glucan phosphorylase: MTQEPLVREAEVAAFRDAVLTKLTYAVGKDPDHAFDHDWFEAIALAARDHMVEHWMDHTRQIYRKGQKRVYYLSLEFLIGRLLYDSLSNLGLLDTAREALTELGVDLERIRLLEPDAALGNGGLGRLAACFMESMSTLGIAGHGYGIRYEHGLFRQAIVDGWQQEQTEHWLDFGNPWEFERPEVVYPIGFGGSVETVTDDAGNTRQVWTPGETVRAIAYDTPVVGWRGASVNTLRLWRARAVEDLHLERFNAGDHLGAVAEVARAESISRVLYPADSTEAGQELRLRQEYFFVAASLQDLLRRHRNMHTSVLTLGDHAAIQLNDTHPSIAVAELMRQLVDVYDVAWDAAWQVTQDTLSYTNHTLLPEALETWPVGLMERMLPRHMQIIYLINAQHIDSLRAKGVHDFDVLRSVSLIEEDNGRRVRMGNLAFLGSHSVNGVSALHTQLMRSTVFSEMHKLYPDRINNKTNGITFRRWLFQANSELTSMMVDALGPSVLDNPEERLIELEPFADKQAFRKQFAEQRLHSKKALAYLIHERLGIAVNPAAMFDVQVKRIHEYKRQLLNLMHTVALYQAIRAEPEVDWVPRVKIFAGKAAASYHQAKLIIKLTNDIARVVNNDPTVRGLLKVVFLPNYNVSLAESIIPAADLSEQISTAGFEASGTSNMKFGLNGALTIGTMDGANVEMHERVGGEHMFIFGLTAEQVEARKQNGEFSAAPDIAASHRLNDVLQAIRGGVFSPDDPMRYAGLVDSLVDYDRFLVCADFDAYWHAQLKVEERWHDSKEWWRSAVLNTARMGWFSSDRTIREYATDIWKALE, translated from the coding sequence ATGACTCAAGAACCACTTGTTCGCGAAGCCGAAGTCGCTGCATTTCGCGACGCCGTGTTGACCAAACTCACTTATGCCGTCGGCAAGGACCCGGATCATGCGTTTGATCACGATTGGTTCGAAGCCATTGCCCTTGCTGCCCGCGACCACATGGTCGAACACTGGATGGACCATACGCGGCAGATCTACCGCAAGGGCCAGAAGCGTGTCTATTACCTCTCCCTGGAGTTCCTTATTGGCCGCTTGCTCTATGACAGCCTGAGCAACCTTGGCCTGCTGGACACTGCCCGTGAAGCCTTGACCGAGCTGGGCGTGGACCTGGAACGGATCCGTCTGCTCGAACCCGACGCGGCGCTGGGTAACGGCGGCCTCGGCCGGTTGGCGGCGTGTTTCATGGAAAGCATGTCCACCCTGGGTATCGCCGGCCATGGCTATGGCATTCGTTATGAGCACGGCCTGTTTCGCCAAGCCATCGTCGACGGTTGGCAGCAGGAACAGACCGAGCACTGGCTGGATTTCGGCAACCCGTGGGAGTTCGAACGGCCGGAAGTGGTTTACCCGATCGGCTTTGGCGGCAGCGTCGAAACCGTGACCGATGACGCCGGCAATACTCGGCAAGTCTGGACGCCGGGTGAAACCGTGCGGGCCATTGCTTATGACACCCCGGTGGTGGGTTGGCGCGGTGCCAGCGTCAACACCCTGCGCTTGTGGCGTGCCCGAGCAGTGGAAGACCTGCATCTGGAACGCTTCAATGCCGGCGATCACCTGGGCGCGGTAGCGGAAGTGGCCCGGGCTGAAAGTATTTCCCGCGTGCTTTACCCCGCCGACAGCACCGAAGCCGGCCAGGAACTGCGCCTGCGCCAAGAATATTTCTTCGTTGCCGCCTCGTTGCAGGATTTGCTGCGCCGCCATCGCAACATGCACACCTCAGTGCTGACCCTGGGCGACCACGCGGCGATCCAGCTCAACGACACTCACCCGTCGATCGCCGTCGCGGAGCTGATGCGTCAATTGGTGGACGTCTACGACGTGGCCTGGGATGCGGCCTGGCAGGTGACCCAGGACACGCTGTCCTACACCAACCACACGCTGCTGCCCGAAGCCCTGGAAACCTGGCCGGTCGGGCTGATGGAGCGCATGTTGCCCCGGCACATGCAGATCATTTACCTGATCAACGCCCAGCACATCGATTCGCTGCGGGCCAAGGGCGTGCATGATTTCGACGTGCTGCGCTCGGTTTCGCTGATCGAAGAAGACAATGGTCGTCGGGTGCGCATGGGCAACCTGGCATTCCTCGGCTCCCACAGCGTCAACGGCGTATCCGCGCTGCACACGCAACTGATGCGCAGCACGGTCTTCTCCGAGATGCACAAGCTTTATCCGGATCGGATCAACAACAAGACCAACGGCATCACCTTCCGCCGCTGGTTGTTCCAGGCCAACTCGGAACTGACCTCGATGATGGTCGACGCACTTGGCCCAAGCGTGCTCGACAACCCCGAGGAACGCCTGATCGAACTGGAGCCGTTCGCGGATAAGCAGGCGTTTCGCAAACAATTCGCCGAGCAGCGCCTGCACAGCAAGAAGGCCCTCGCGTACCTGATCCACGAACGGCTGGGCATCGCAGTGAACCCGGCGGCGATGTTTGACGTGCAGGTCAAACGGATCCACGAATACAAGCGTCAGTTGCTTAACCTGATGCACACCGTGGCGCTGTACCAGGCGATTCGCGCCGAGCCGGAAGTGGATTGGGTGCCGCGGGTGAAGATCTTCGCCGGCAAGGCCGCCGCCAGTTACCACCAGGCGAAGCTGATCATCAAGCTGACCAACGACATCGCCCGGGTGGTGAACAACGACCCGACCGTGCGCGGCTTGCTCAAAGTGGTATTCCTGCCCAACTACAACGTCAGCCTGGCCGAAAGCATCATCCCGGCGGCGGACCTGTCGGAGCAGATTTCCACGGCCGGTTTCGAAGCGTCGGGCACCAGCAACATGAAATTCGGCCTCAATGGCGCGCTGACCATCGGCACCATGGACGGCGCCAACGTGGAGATGCATGAGCGCGTGGGCGGTGAACACATGTTCATCTTTGGCCTGACCGCTGAGCAGGTGGAAGCCCGCAAGCAAAACGGCGAATTCAGCGCCGCGCCAGACATTGCCGCGTCCCACCGGCTCAACGATGTATTGCAGGCGATTCGCGGTGGGGTGTTCTCGCCGGATGATCCCATGCGCTACGCCGGGCTGGTGGACTCGTTGGTGGACTATGACCGCTTCCTGGTCTGCGCCGATTTCGACGCCTACTGGCATGCCCAGCTCAAGGTCGAAGAGCGCTGGCATGACTCCAAGGAGTGGTGGCGTTCGGCGGTGCTCAACACCGCACGCATGGGCTGGTTCTCCTCGGACCGGACCATTCGTGAGTACGCCACCGACATCTGGAAAGCCCTGGAGTAG
- the typA gene encoding translational GTPase TypA, with amino-acid sequence MIENLRNIAIIAHVDHGKTTLVDKLLRQSGTLERNELNDERVMDSNDQEKERGITILAKNTAINWNGYHINIVDTPGHADFGGEVERVMSMVDSVLLLVDAQDGPMPQTRFVTKKAFEAGLRPIVVINKVDRPGARPDWVLDQIFDLFDNLGATEEQLDFKVVYASALNGIAGLEHTDMAEDMTPLYQSIVDNVPAPKVDRDGPFQMQISALDYNSFLGVIGVGRIARGRIKPNTPVVAIDADGKKRNGRILKLMGHHGLHRIDVEEAAAGDIVCISGFDQLFISDTLCDPLNVEAMKPLTVDEPTVSMTFQVNDSPFCGKEGKFVTSRNIKERLDKELLYNVALRVEEGDTADKFKVSGRGELHLSVLIETMRREGFEMGVGRPEVIIRMVDGVKHEPYENVTIDLPEESQGSIMEQIGIRKGDLTNMVPDGKGRVRLEYNIPARGLIGFRNEFLTLTSGAGILTSIFDRYDVMKSGDMSGRQNGVLVSVATGKALTYSLETLQARGKLFLGHGEDVYEGQIVGINSRDNDLGVNPTKGKKLDNMRASGKDETIALVPPIRFTLEQALEFVQEDELCEVTPKSIRLRKKILGESERTRAAKKNSN; translated from the coding sequence GTGATCGAAAATCTACGCAACATCGCCATCATTGCTCACGTTGACCATGGTAAGACCACCCTGGTAGACAAACTCTTGCGTCAATCCGGCACCCTGGAGCGCAACGAGCTCAACGACGAGCGCGTGATGGACTCCAACGACCAGGAGAAAGAGCGCGGTATTACCATCCTGGCGAAAAACACCGCCATCAACTGGAACGGCTACCACATCAACATCGTGGACACCCCGGGCCACGCCGACTTCGGTGGTGAAGTAGAGCGCGTGATGTCGATGGTCGACTCCGTGCTGCTGCTGGTCGATGCCCAGGACGGCCCTATGCCGCAGACCCGCTTCGTGACCAAGAAGGCTTTCGAAGCCGGCCTGCGTCCGATCGTGGTCATCAACAAGGTTGACCGTCCAGGCGCGCGTCCGGACTGGGTTCTGGACCAGATCTTCGACCTGTTCGACAACCTCGGTGCCACCGAAGAACAGCTGGACTTCAAAGTCGTCTACGCCTCGGCCCTGAACGGTATTGCCGGTCTGGAACACACCGACATGGCTGAAGACATGACCCCGCTGTACCAGTCGATCGTCGACAACGTACCGGCGCCTAAAGTTGACCGCGATGGTCCGTTCCAGATGCAAATCTCGGCACTGGACTACAACAGCTTCCTGGGTGTTATCGGCGTCGGCCGCATCGCTCGTGGCCGCATCAAGCCGAACACTCCGGTTGTCGCTATCGACGCCGACGGCAAGAAGCGTAACGGTCGTATCCTGAAGCTGATGGGTCACCACGGCCTGCACCGTATCGACGTTGAAGAAGCAGCGGCCGGCGACATCGTCTGCATCAGCGGCTTCGATCAACTGTTCATCTCCGACACCCTGTGCGACCCACTGAACGTCGAAGCGATGAAGCCGTTGACCGTCGACGAGCCAACCGTTTCCATGACTTTCCAGGTAAACGACTCGCCTTTCTGCGGTAAAGAAGGCAAGTTCGTGACGTCCCGTAACATCAAGGAACGTCTGGACAAAGAACTGCTCTACAACGTTGCTCTGCGCGTTGAAGAAGGCGACACCGCCGACAAGTTCAAAGTCTCCGGCCGTGGTGAGCTGCACCTCTCGGTACTGATCGAAACCATGCGTCGCGAAGGCTTCGAAATGGGTGTTGGTCGTCCGGAAGTGATCATCCGCATGGTTGACGGCGTGAAGCACGAACCGTACGAAAACGTGACTATCGACCTGCCGGAAGAATCGCAAGGTTCGATCATGGAACAGATCGGTATCCGTAAAGGTGACCTGACCAACATGGTTCCGGATGGCAAGGGCCGTGTGCGCCTTGAGTACAACATCCCGGCTCGTGGCTTGATCGGTTTCCGTAACGAGTTCCTGACCCTGACTTCCGGTGCAGGCATCCTGACCTCGATCTTCGACCGTTACGACGTGATGAAGTCGGGCGACATGTCCGGCCGTCAGAACGGCGTGCTGGTTTCGGTAGCCACCGGTAAGGCTCTGACTTACTCGCTGGAAACCCTGCAAGCTCGCGGCAAACTGTTCCTGGGTCACGGCGAAGACGTGTACGAAGGTCAAATCGTCGGCATCAACAGCCGCGACAACGACCTGGGCGTCAACCCGACCAAAGGCAAGAAGCTCGACAACATGCGTGCCTCGGGTAAAGACGAAACCATCGCTTTGGTTCCGCCTATCCGTTTCACCCTGGAGCAAGCTCTGGAATTCGTTCAAGAAGACGAATTGTGCGAAGTCACTCCTAAGTCCATCCGTCTTCGCAAGAAGATCCTGGGCGAAAGCGAGCGTACCCGCGCTGCCAAGAAAAACAGTAACTGA